CGTAGTTATGTTATATCTAGGATCTCGAATAAAATTGAAGGAGTTAATTGATGAGCGCTAAAATTCTCAGTGGCACCGAAACCGCAAAGGTTATCCGCCAGGAGTTGACACAGGAAGTTGCCGAGCTTACGGCAAAACATAAGGTTGTTCCTGGTCTTGTGACCATTCTGGTGGGGGAGGACCCTGCTTCACAGTCTTATGTCACCGCTAAGAATAAGACTGCCAAGGAACTTGGCATCTACTCAGAACAGATTACTCTCCCTGTAGACACCTCGGAAGCGGATTTGCTGGCCTGTGTTGAAAAATATAATAACGATCCGAAAATTAATGGCATTCTCGTTCAATTGCCACTGCCGAAGCATATCAACGAAGCCAAAGTTCTCTTCACTATTGATCCTCTAAAGGATGTTGACGGTTTTCATCCGGTTAACGTCGGTAAGATGATGCTCGGAGAGCAGTGTTTTCTGCCCTGTACTCCGCACGGTATTCTTGAGCTTCTGGTTCGGGCCGGCGTTGAAACCAAGGGCGCTGAAGTGGTGGTGGTTGGCCGCAGTAACATTGTTGGCAAGCCTATCGCCAACCTCATGCTCCAGAAACGGCCTGCGGGTGACGCCACAG
This genomic window from Desulfobulbaceae bacterium contains:
- a CDS encoding bifunctional 5,10-methylene-tetrahydrofolate dehydrogenase/5,10-methylene-tetrahydrofolate cyclohydrolase — protein: MSAKILSGTETAKVIRQELTQEVAELTAKHKVVPGLVTILVGEDPASQSYVTAKNKTAKELGIYSEQITLPVDTSEADLLACVEKYNNDPKINGILVQLPLPKHINEAKVLFTIDPLKDVDGFHPVNVGKMMLGEQCFLPCTPHGILELLVRAGVETKGAEVVVVGRSNIVGKPIANLMLQKRPAGDATVTLCHTRTKDMAAHTKRADIIIAAVGVPKLITADMVKDGVVIIDVGVNRIGMTESGKAILAGDVDFATVKEKASFITPVPGGVGPMTITMLMKNTVQAAKVAAGLL